The following nucleotide sequence is from Mytilus galloprovincialis chromosome 12, xbMytGall1.hap1.1, whole genome shotgun sequence.
TTCTTGTGATTCTACTTGTGCTTCCCTTCTCACACCTGTTTCTGTATTCAAATCCATATCTGATTTCACAACAGTTAATTCTCCTAAGGATCCtaacttttttattatcttttcagTTTCATTGTTTTTCTCCATTTTGATGTTAAATTCTTTTGCCCTGTCGTCTTTGTCCAGATCATCTATGTACCGTTGGCATTGATGTACTTGTTGTTCAATCTGATGTACAACTAGAAATGATTTGAGTTTTGAGGCATGGGGTATGACTGTATGTAGTTGGTCTTgcattttctttaagtttttctGTTTTCCTTCAATTTCAGCTATTAAATCTGTGGCTTTTGATTTTTCCTGATTCAAGATGGTATCTGCTTCTTGGTAGATCTTCTTCTCTAGGTGGGTTAAATGTTCATCTATTTCATTGCGTATTTTTACAATGAATTCCTTAATGCTTTTATGTTCTTGTTCTCCTCTTTTAATGTTTTGTGAtttgttatttacaattttatctAAGATATGTAAGATGGAATTGACATCTTTCTCTactgattttttctttttttcaatcttGGTTATTTCCACAATGCTAGCTAAACTTTTTATTCCCATACACTTTGAATGACTATTGGAAATACATTCATCACAGCAAGGCATTAAATGACTCGGGCAATATAAGTTGAGCTGTTGACCATGTTTGTCACATTCTGTTTTGATAGCTCGGACAGAAGGGTTATAACTTTTAATATCAACAGTCGTATGATCACGTGACAATCTATATCTTTTGTGATGACCAGAACATGTTGAACACAATCCTTCATCACAGTTGTAACACCAGATGTCAGCTTTAGTGGTAACTTTTCCTTCTATACAAGGTCCACATGGAATAGGTTTACTGGATGCCATGACCTGAAAATTTCCAAGATAGAAATTATTTTGCATTCTTGTCGATGTCCAAATAGTTAATGGTGAATGGATAATGATATTTGGCCAGAAATgaccaatgtaaaaaaattcaaaggagaaaacttaACAAACTGATT
It contains:
- the LOC143053638 gene encoding uncharacterized protein LOC143053638 is translated as MASSKPIPCGPCIEGKVTTKADIWCYNCDEGLCSTCSGHHKRYRLSRDHTTVDIKSYNPSVRAIKTECDKHGQQLNLYCPSHLMPCCDECISNSHSKCMGIKSLASIVEITKIEKKKKSVEKDVNSILHILDKIVNNKSQNIKRGEQEHKSIKEFIVKIRNEIDEHLTHLEKKIYQEADTILNQEKSKATDLIAEIEGKQKNLKKMQDQLHTVIPHASKLKSFLVVHQIEQQVHQCQRYIDDLDKDDRAKEFNIKMEKNNETEKIIKKLGSLGELTVVKSDMDLNTETGVRREAQVESQEQSNINNMTINIERNIEINIGNINDMICLMDGRLIIVEWLNKVNLLTPDGKLLKNLPIPGQVWSVTQINEDTIAVTYPRENAIKIFNMENETVTKVITLDKQCWGLSSTDDSLVVGLSDDEIRIIDLEGNTLKSIQVKCESNLNYFVYCNDRVIYSDYYGKAVYCVDRSGKQIWRYTQDLSEPRGLCTDTNGNIIVADRDSNRIIVISKDGKESKVLLSDGLECPRCICLKHCESSGFICDVVGKNLTKFNFSSK